The Lysobacter capsici genome has a segment encoding these proteins:
- a CDS encoding MFS transporter yields MSAVTLADTVPSAPSVSPGQRLKSIFSGSVGNLVEYYDWYVYTSFSLYFSHVFFPSGDKLSQNLKTAAIFAVGFLMRPIGGWVFGRYADRHGRKASLMLSVQLMCLGSLIITLTPGYETIGLFAPILLLAARLMQGLSVGGEYGSSATYLSEMASSKHRGFWSSFLYVTLIMGQLLAVLVLVVLQQFVLTDEQLRSWGWRIPFAIGAIAAVVALYLRRNMHETESFTKLKASDTPQRKEGSLRTLMQHPRAVLTVIGLTMGGTLAFYTYSNYMLKFLSLSAGFSESTATLINASTLFVYMLLQPLIGALSDRIGRRPLLIAFGVLGAVLTVPVMHWIRDAQTPLEAFFLIMVLLGAVSGYTAINAVVKAELFPVEVRALGVGLPYALTVALFGGTAEIIALQFKQHGMESGFFWYVSACIACSLLVYFFMPDTRKHSTIDRD; encoded by the coding sequence GTGAGCGCCGTCACCCTCGCCGACACCGTGCCCAGCGCCCCGAGCGTGAGCCCCGGGCAACGTCTGAAATCGATCTTCTCCGGCTCGGTCGGCAACCTGGTCGAGTACTACGACTGGTACGTCTACACCTCGTTCTCGCTGTACTTCTCCCACGTGTTCTTCCCCAGCGGCGACAAGCTCAGCCAGAACCTCAAGACCGCGGCGATCTTCGCGGTGGGTTTTCTGATGCGGCCGATCGGCGGCTGGGTGTTCGGCCGCTACGCCGACCGCCACGGCCGCAAGGCTTCGCTGATGCTGTCGGTGCAGTTGATGTGTCTGGGCTCGCTGATCATCACCCTGACCCCGGGTTACGAAACCATCGGCCTGTTCGCGCCGATCCTGCTGCTGGCCGCGCGCCTGATGCAGGGCCTGAGCGTGGGCGGCGAATACGGCAGTTCGGCCACGTATCTGAGCGAAATGGCGTCGAGCAAGCACCGCGGCTTCTGGTCGAGCTTCCTCTACGTCACCTTGATCATGGGCCAGCTGCTGGCGGTGCTGGTGCTGGTGGTGCTGCAGCAGTTCGTGCTGACCGACGAGCAATTGCGCTCGTGGGGCTGGCGCATTCCGTTCGCGATCGGCGCGATCGCCGCGGTGGTCGCGCTGTACCTGCGCCGCAACATGCACGAGACCGAGTCGTTCACCAAGCTCAAGGCCAGCGACACGCCGCAGCGCAAGGAAGGCTCGCTGCGCACCTTGATGCAGCACCCGCGCGCGGTGCTGACCGTGATCGGCCTGACCATGGGCGGCACGCTGGCGTTCTACACCTATTCCAACTACATGCTGAAGTTCCTCAGCCTGAGCGCGGGCTTCAGCGAATCGACCGCGACCTTGATCAACGCCTCGACCCTGTTCGTGTACATGCTGCTGCAGCCGCTGATCGGCGCGCTGTCGGACCGGATCGGCCGGCGCCCGCTGCTGATCGCGTTCGGCGTGCTCGGCGCGGTGCTCACCGTGCCGGTGATGCACTGGATCCGCGACGCGCAGACGCCGCTGGAAGCGTTCTTCCTGATCATGGTGCTGCTCGGCGCGGTCAGCGGCTACACCGCGATCAACGCGGTGGTGAAGGCCGAACTGTTCCCGGTCGAAGTGCGCGCGCTCGGCGTCGGCCTGCCGTATGCGCTGACCGTCGCCCTGTTCGGCGGCACCGCCGAGATCATCGCCCTGCAGTTCAAGCAACACGGCATGGAGAGCGGTTTCTTCTGGTACGTCAGCGCCTGCATCGCCTGCTCGCTGCTGGTCTATTTCTTCATGCCCGACACGCGCAAGCACTCGACCATCGATCGCGACTGA
- a CDS encoding dicarboxylate/amino acid:cation symporter: MKKSGSRFYLWVLGAIVLGGVFGHYFPDIAVKLKPLGDGFISLIKMLIAPIIFLTVVLGIAGVSDVKKVGRVGVKAIVYFEVVSTIALVIGLVVVNTLKPGAGFNVDPATLDASAVEKYAAAAKDQSTVDFILHIIPKTFTDAFTGNGDLLQVLLMAVLFGFALLHMGKSGEKVMDLLEAVSKVFFGMMSMIMKLAPIGAGAAMAFTIGKYGVDSLGPLAKLMGSFYLTCALFILIVLGSIAHFTGFSILRFIRYIRDELLLVLGTSSSESALVPLMRKLERLGCSKSVVGLVVPSGYSFNLDGTNIYLTMATIFVAQALGVDLTLTQELTLLMVAMLTSKGASGVTGAGFITLAATLTVVPSVPVAGLALILGIDRFMSEARALTNFIGNGVATIVVARWENELDRDKLNHELANPPSATDLDDDLPSDHHAPLADKAA; this comes from the coding sequence ATGAAGAAGTCCGGTTCGCGTTTCTACCTGTGGGTGCTGGGCGCGATCGTCCTCGGCGGCGTGTTCGGTCATTACTTCCCGGACATCGCGGTCAAGCTCAAGCCGCTCGGCGACGGCTTCATCTCGCTGATCAAGATGCTGATCGCGCCGATCATCTTCCTGACCGTGGTGCTCGGCATCGCCGGCGTGTCCGACGTCAAGAAGGTCGGCCGCGTGGGGGTCAAGGCGATCGTGTATTTCGAAGTGGTCTCGACCATCGCCCTGGTGATCGGCCTGGTGGTGGTCAACACGCTCAAGCCCGGCGCCGGTTTCAACGTCGATCCGGCCACCCTCGACGCCAGCGCGGTGGAGAAATACGCCGCCGCGGCCAAGGACCAGAGCACCGTCGATTTCATCCTGCACATCATCCCCAAGACCTTCACCGACGCCTTCACCGGCAACGGCGACCTGCTGCAGGTGCTGCTGATGGCGGTGCTGTTCGGCTTCGCCCTGCTGCACATGGGCAAGAGCGGCGAGAAGGTGATGGACCTGCTCGAAGCGGTGTCGAAGGTGTTCTTCGGCATGATGAGCATGATCATGAAGCTCGCGCCGATCGGCGCCGGCGCGGCGATGGCCTTCACCATCGGCAAGTACGGCGTGGATTCGCTCGGCCCGCTGGCCAAGCTGATGGGCAGCTTCTACCTGACCTGCGCGTTGTTCATCCTGATCGTGCTCGGTTCGATCGCGCATTTCACCGGTTTCAGCATCCTGCGCTTCATCCGCTACATCCGCGACGAACTGCTGCTGGTGCTCGGCACCTCGTCGTCGGAATCGGCGCTGGTGCCGCTGATGCGCAAGCTCGAACGCCTGGGCTGCTCCAAGTCGGTGGTCGGCCTGGTGGTGCCCAGCGGCTATTCGTTCAATCTCGACGGCACCAACATCTACCTGACCATGGCGACGATCTTCGTCGCCCAGGCGCTCGGCGTCGATCTGACCCTGACTCAGGAACTGACCTTGCTGATGGTGGCGATGCTGACCTCCAAGGGCGCGTCCGGCGTCACCGGCGCGGGCTTCATCACCCTGGCGGCGACCTTGACCGTGGTGCCGTCGGTGCCGGTCGCGGGCCTGGCCCTGATCCTGGGCATCGACCGCTTCATGAGCGAGGCGCGCGCGCTGACCAACTTCATCGGCAACGGCGTGGCGACGATCGTGGTCGCGCGTTGGGAAAACGAGCTCGACCGCGACAAGCTCAATCACGAACTGGCCAATCCGCCAAGCGCGACCGATCTCGACGACGACCTGCCGTCGGATCATCACGCGCCGCTGGCCGATAAAGCCGCCTGA
- a CDS encoding OprO/OprP family phosphate-selective porin yields MRIDRLALALSAAILAAALPCGARAANFDDWPTKYSFADGTEISGTANVAYDVVDFSGDNGYGTAATALSDDGHFRRREFGVNLKKKDVYDFTAVFDFEAKVWLDVALRMETKALFGADYGKLRVGYFKTPVSMESVAASRSGSMIELSAASQAIYQARRTGVEWSMERPRYAVSAAYFFGHDLQGDNPGTTAAGRAVWTPVKDKDHVVHLGLTASVENPHGFTDGRGAYFGPSTRFRARPMSGLTAVRLVDSGSLRNTDKVLRNGLEALWIDGPWSVQAEYLRATAQRENGARDFTADGYYVTGSWVLTGETRPYTGNNVANIKPAHGYGAVELLARYGELDLDDGGIAGGRQRDLTLGVNWYLTTHFKFQANWVQVKADKGLLSGDPDVMEVRAQLQF; encoded by the coding sequence ATCCGTATCGACCGCCTCGCCCTCGCGCTGTCCGCCGCGATCCTCGCCGCCGCGCTGCCGTGCGGCGCGCGCGCCGCCAACTTCGACGATTGGCCGACCAAGTACAGCTTCGCCGACGGCACCGAGATTTCCGGCACCGCCAACGTCGCCTACGACGTGGTCGATTTCTCCGGCGACAACGGCTACGGCACCGCCGCGACCGCGTTGTCCGACGACGGCCACTTCCGCCGCCGCGAGTTCGGCGTGAACCTGAAGAAGAAGGATGTGTACGACTTCACCGCGGTGTTCGATTTCGAAGCCAAGGTCTGGCTCGACGTCGCCCTGCGCATGGAGACCAAGGCCTTGTTCGGCGCCGACTACGGCAAGCTGCGCGTGGGTTACTTCAAGACCCCGGTCAGCATGGAGAGCGTGGCGGCGTCGCGCAGCGGCAGCATGATCGAATTGTCGGCGGCGTCGCAGGCGATCTACCAGGCCCGCCGCACCGGCGTGGAATGGTCGATGGAGCGGCCGCGTTACGCGGTGAGCGCTGCGTATTTCTTCGGCCACGACCTGCAGGGCGACAACCCCGGCACCACCGCGGCCGGCCGCGCGGTGTGGACGCCGGTCAAGGACAAGGACCATGTCGTGCATCTGGGCCTGACCGCGTCGGTCGAGAACCCGCACGGTTTCACCGATGGACGCGGCGCGTACTTCGGCCCGTCGACCCGCTTCCGCGCGCGGCCGATGAGCGGCCTGACCGCGGTGCGGCTGGTCGATTCGGGCAGCCTGCGCAACACCGACAAGGTGCTGCGCAACGGCCTGGAAGCGTTGTGGATCGACGGCCCGTGGTCGGTGCAGGCCGAGTACCTGCGCGCCACCGCGCAGCGCGAAAACGGCGCGCGCGATTTCACCGCCGACGGTTACTACGTAACCGGCAGCTGGGTGCTGACCGGCGAAACCCGGCCTTACACCGGCAACAACGTCGCCAACATCAAGCCGGCGCATGGCTATGGCGCGGTCGAACTGCTCGCGCGCTATGGCGAACTCGATCTCGACGACGGCGGCATCGCCGGCGGCCGCCAGCGCGATCTGACCCTGGGCGTGAACTGGTATCTGACCACGCACTTCAAATTCCAGGCCAACTGGGTGCAGGTCAAGGCGGACAAGGGGCTGTTGTCGGGGGATCCGGATGTGATGGAGGTTCGGGCGCAGTTGCAGTTTTAA